One genomic window of Thermodesulfobacteriota bacterium includes the following:
- the ybgF gene encoding tol-pal system protein YbgF, with amino-acid sequence MKKAPLYIAAAALALTLPTGCGPGFPIVTAEQDTLKTNVDSLMRKTPDLERRLAAIEGIKGGLGTAAAQASADIEVIREDLAKLRGTIEEKDYDIEQVNEKAEALAETLGSIEGRLSSIEEKMQEDGTADEWSSEPAPGEVESLLEPVKADIEAIKNSLEAIEEALGGLDERLAAVEAGSVAEVPQKDRAPDPANLYMEGYRETMDNRNYPAGREIFKRFLSLFPEHELADNAQYWLGEIYYAEGDWERAVLEFNKVIKDYPDGDKVAAAKLKQAFSFNKLGADKEARVLLEQIIEKFPAYPEAEHAKKRLEEMDKPPAD; translated from the coding sequence GCTCCCTTATATATCGCGGCGGCGGCACTGGCACTGACGCTCCCCACAGGCTGCGGGCCGGGCTTCCCCATAGTCACCGCCGAGCAGGATACGCTGAAGACGAACGTCGACTCCCTCATGCGGAAAACGCCTGACCTCGAACGGAGGCTCGCCGCTATCGAGGGGATCAAGGGCGGCCTTGGCACCGCCGCCGCCCAGGCGAGCGCCGACATAGAGGTCATCCGCGAGGACCTCGCCAAACTCCGGGGCACGATCGAGGAAAAGGACTACGATATAGAGCAGGTAAACGAAAAGGCCGAAGCTCTCGCAGAAACGCTCGGCAGCATAGAGGGGCGGCTCTCCTCGATCGAGGAGAAGATGCAAGAGGACGGGACGGCGGACGAGTGGTCCTCCGAGCCGGCGCCGGGTGAGGTGGAGTCGCTGCTCGAGCCCGTAAAGGCCGACATAGAGGCCATCAAGAACTCGCTCGAGGCCATAGAGGAGGCACTCGGGGGGCTGGACGAGAGACTCGCCGCGGTCGAGGCGGGCAGTGTGGCGGAGGTGCCGCAGAAAGACAGGGCCCCGGACCCGGCCAACCTCTACATGGAGGGCTACAGGGAAACGATGGACAACAGGAACTACCCGGCGGGCAGGGAAATATTCAAACGCTTCCTCTCGCTCTTCCCGGAGCACGAACTGGCGGACAACGCCCAGTACTGGCTCGGCGAGATATACTACGCCGAGGGTGACTGGGAGAGGGCCGTTCTCGAGTTCAACAAGGTCATAAAGGACTACCCCGACGGGGACAAGGTGGCCGCCGCCAAGCTGAAGCAGGCCTTCTCATTCAACAAGCTCGGGGCCGATAAGGAGGCACGGGTCCTCCTTGAGCAGATCATCGAAAAGTTCCCCGCATACCCCGAGGCGGAGCACGCGAAGAAACGGCTCGAAGAGATGGACAAGCCTCCGGCGGACTGA